A stretch of DNA from Pseudorca crassidens isolate mPseCra1 chromosome X, mPseCra1.hap1, whole genome shotgun sequence:
GCAAAATGctttgataataaaataatagttaacACATATATAACGCTTATGAATTCGTGGGCACCGTGCTGAATGCCCTACACTTAATTCACAAAATAATCTTATAGTTAGGTATTATTACCATcacaattttacagataagaaaagaggcacaaagaggttacgGAATTTACCCAAGATTACACAACTAGTAAATGGTAGCGCTGGGATTGAAAGACCAGGTGTCTGGTTCCAGAATCTCACGCTCTTACGTACTACATATCGCCTTTCTAGATGGTGCGAGATAAACGTgctccagaactatgttgaaacTCATGAACTAGAACTTATCCTCTGatataaaatttctctttatcaATCCACCAGCTGGAGAGAGAATAGTCTATAGgtaatctttttgttttcattctgtaGGAGAAATAATCATGCGTCACTTCactcttcttttgtaaattatttgcttatttttcccattttaaaggcTTCCCTAACGTCTGAAATTAGAATTTCCCATgccttttgaagtttatttttcttaaccttaaaaatatttttaggaatagTATGTGCTCCCTGTGGAAgacaaagaacataaaaaattaaaatatgaactgCTAGCCCTTAATGTACTTATTAGTAAACTTCCACTGCCCAATGTAGAGCCACAAAACGTAGCATCCTAACACAACAACTGTTTGTTCTCACAGATCTACAGGTTGGCTGAGGGGCTCTACTTCACGCTGTAGCTTAGGACCAGAGGGCTGGCTGGGACCTTTTCTAATGGTGATGACAGTTTTAAAACGTGAGGTGGGTCTTACAAGCTGTCACAGAAAGATCTTGCATTCACTTCCATTAAGTTACAAGAGCAAGTCACAGAACTATATGTACACTGTGGcccctgtgtttttaaaaattcaacatatttttgtagCACATCTATGTACAAAGAAGCCTCAAATCAGCTTTAGAATGACACACACCAGACAGTTAATTGTGGTTACTTTTGAAAAGGGGGCTGAATTTTCGAGCAATGTTGTAAGGGGGGAGATTGTGATTTATGTGTGTAAGAAGTTTTTATAAGAAGAATATATATGCTATGATTAGCTCTgtcattaaaacatttaaatgagcCTAAGAGAAGAAATAGTAGTTGTGTATCACTCGGATTAAGTAACTGCTAACTGATGCAACAGAGAAAACCTGATATCTGAATGACTTAACACTACAAAAGTCTGTTTCTTGTGCACATAAAATCTGATGAAGGTTGGCAGAGGCTCACCGCTCACAGATGACTCCGAGATCCCGGCTATGTACGTCGCGTGGCTCCACACCTCAACACGGGCTCTCTCTGTTTGCTGCTGAATGGAAGAGAAAGCACAGAGGTGCCATACTGACTCCCTCGTGCCTTGGTCTGGAGGTGACCCTTCCTAATTACATATAGTGGACTGGGAATATAGTCTCCCCAGGAACCCAAGGAGAGCAAGACAGGATGTGGATGAGGTTTGCAGTCTCCCATAAACTGGTgtatagtatgtgctcaataaagaGCAACTACTGCAATTGCTTATGACAACAACCCTCTTAGTTAGTTGGAGGAGTTTCTGAGAAGGCCAAATTTACCTTGAAATTCACCAAGTTTTTCTTGTGCATACTATGTAAGACATGTTTTCAAATACAGGATTCCATCTAATTTCCAAAAGTACCCTGTACATCTCAGCAGAGAGGGCTTTCACCAGTACCTTTCTGCATTGCCAATTGCAATAACCTGTGTAACCTCAGTAGGCTGGGAATTTTCTCCTAACTTCTGGTTGCATGGTCAAAATCATAGCCACCCACCACCTGACTGAACATACCTGAACACCCGAACAGGTGCCATTAAGCATATTGAACAAACAGCATCTCCCCTGGGACCGATACAGACAAGGATTACTGGGAGGATGGTGAATTACTTTTCCTTGTTATTCAAAGCTAGCATGTCTGCCAAAGAACCATTTTCCACCTCCAAGAAGGACTCCAAGATGGGTTTTTCGGAATTCAGCCTCAGCAGATGTTTGTTTACACAGTGATTTCCTTGGTCCCTCCTCCTTTACCACTTAGGAAGAAGGCTTTGGTTTTGGACCCCTTAATTAAGTTCACTCATCAGTGTATGGATTCAGTGGCCAGATTCAAAGAAGACACTTCATTAAAATCCTACTGCAAATATCACGTTGTTTCAAACAAGGCCTCCCTAGCCTTGGGGTTATAAGCCAAGGCCCTGTAGAGTCCATACCAAATCAGAGTCTCGTCACCAGCAGGCTTGCAAACACTGAGAATGTGTTGGAGGCACCCAGTGGGGATGAGGAGGTGTGTAAACGTCACTGTCTGAAGTGAACAGAAACATGGAAAGGGCAGCTGCTGTCCCAGGGGTCCACGGTGACGAACGGGATCTGCGGGGAGTCGGGATGCTCCGAgtcaggggagggcagggcataTGGGCTGTCCGTTCCTCCGGGAGCTGAGTGCAGCCTCCAGAGGAAGATGCAGAGAAGAGCTGGCCAGCAGGTCAGCTTCCAGTCTGGACACGAGGGCACACTGGGGAAGACCCAGGGGCAGGGCGCTGTGATGCCGCAAAGTGCTGGGACTGGACCCCCGTGCCGGGACCGGGGCAATCAGCTCTCAGGGAAGCCTGGGGCGAGGGGCAGGAGGATCCTAGGTAAATGAAGCCCACAGACAATCCCCAAATGGTGTCTGGTTCTCATGTTCACCTTCCTTCTTTAggcctgcttttaatattttggctACAAGTTCCTCTTTCTTATTGCCTGAGAGACGTCACGGAGCAGTGAGAGGAGAAATGGATTAAGAGACAGAAGGGCTGCCTCAGGCTGGGAGGAGTGGAACAGTATGGGCTCTGGAGGAATTCAGACCGGGCTGTACTCCCGGTTCTGTCACTTTACCAGTCCGGAGAATACTGCAAGTTCTTTGTCTGCCAAGTGGGTCTGATAAGCCTCCTCTTATAGAACTGTCGGAACATATGTgatatatgtaaagcacctggcacagtggCTGGCGATGTCTGGGTCTTTCATGCATGGCAGTTATTATGATGCTTATTTTCATACCAGAAGAGACTGGTCTTCTCTGTCCTAGAGATACCCTCATCTCtaggaatttttcattttatccagGAGATGTCAGAGACTATGCGGGCCTCTAGGACAAAGAAAGATGAATTAACCAAAGTGCTCCTTAGCAAGTAACCCTGAGTACATTTTCCCTATCAGAGAATATGTTGTTTCATTTGTGGAGGCAGGGGTTCCACCAGGATGCAAATCAAACCTTATAGAATTTGTGTCAAGGACCAATAATTCCCCTGCCTCCCAAAACCCCGCCGATTTTCATGTGTTTCATCACCACCAAAATCTGGGCCCATTTAGGAGTTCTGCCAGATTACACTCAAGACAAACAAAtctcatatattaacgcatatatgtggaatctagataaCTGGTACAGTTGAACCTctttgcagggcaggaacagagatgcagatatagagaacggacatgtggacacgggggaagggggggtggcatgaattgggagattaggattgacctACGTGCACTACCATGTGtcaaatagacagctagtgggaacctgctgtacagcacagggagctcagcttggtgctctgtgaccacctagatgggtgggaggaAGTCCAgcagggaggggatatatgtatacgtgtagatGATTCACTTcgttgcacagcagaaactaacacaacattgtaaagcaattatactccaattaaaaaaacccGATAACTAATTAATGGAGCGGGCTGGGGCTCCTCCAGCCCAGGGCACAGAGTGCCAGCACAGGGGCTTCTCAGCATCCCACCACAAAGGAGACAATCTGCATAAAACACCTGGTTTGTTTGGGCACCGTGTTCACCTGCACCGGGGCAAAAGCACTGGACCCCTGCTCACCATTATCACAGCCTCATCTAGCCCACCATGCAGCCAACTTAAAATTACCTCCCAAGGAGGGATTTGCAAAATAACCTAAACCTGAAAGTGTTCTGGCTAAGAGAATTTATACTTCACTGCTCTCATCTGGACTCTCTCCCCACCATCCTCACTGGGTTTTTCCATCACACCACCTTCCTTATATAATAGCTGCTCTTATACTCTCAACATCTACAGGCAGGTGCAGGGTCTTTTTTATCTTAGCATTATCACTACCAGCACAGAACCTTCCAAAGAGCAGATGCTCAATTACAGATGCGAATCAATTAGGCACTGAGTGAGGAATGTAACTTATTACTATCCAATTTTGTCGGCATTCTTGAATAAGCTAAGGACATCTAGGTGTATATCTTTGAAttttacaaagagaaagacaaaggtgAATAAGACAAACCAAAATTTGACTAAACtttactttgcttttcattttaaaaccacAGCATTCTTTCACATTTCCAAGAAAATTCCTATTCCAATGCCATATTATCTCAGTCCAGAACCCCAACCCCAGAAAGATGCAAGGAGTTTTCACATCGTACTACACAGTACCTAAACTCTTACGCTTAAACCtgataaacaacaacaaatatgtgATCCATGTCATTTATAAACTTGGATTCTGAATCTAAAGAAACATTCTActaaaagaaacatttgaaagaTACTagtgtaaaacaggaacacaaagaagatatatattatGATCTTTCCAGCCCCAGCTTAGCCTCTCACTACTGAAAAGGTTGGCAGCGTTGGTCAAACACAAAGTGAAGAAGCTGCCTCAGACCTCACTAAGGGTGGGAGGAACTGCTAGACATGACCTTGGAAGGCGCACTGGCCTTGATACGAGTTAGAGCcctggctgcagctctggcttgggATCGGGCTCTGTCTTCCTCATCTCTCAAAGCATCTTCATAATGGACTGGAAAGGCACTGGGGACGGTACCAGCCACCCTGGCCACAAACTCCAGGACTTTCATCTTGCTGGTTTCAGCGCGGGCTCTCCGGCCCCACAGGAACTCATAGCGCAGGGGATTGCTGTCGCGCACCTGACGATACACCAGATACTTTTCCTGCACCAGATCTTCTGTGATAAGCTTCCTGGGCTCCCCAAAGATTATGTGACACCTTCCAACATAAACACCCAAACCATTCAGGAATTCCCAGATCTCCTCCGCAGAGGCACGGTCGCCATGCAAGAAGATCACACCGAGTAGAAGCATCAGAAGCCCATTCTTCCGAAACCGCCAGCCACTGCTCCGACGCCCATCGTCGCTGACATGTAGCTTGCTGCCAAGGGTATAGGAATCACCACCCGGCTTGACTTCCTTCAACTCAAGACCAAAGATCAGCTGAACGCACTCAGCAGCTCTCCTGAGGATCTCAGGGAACTTCCCCTTGTACCTTTTGTTCACAAGCTTCAGCAAGTCTGCCTTTATAATGGGCTCTTCCACTGTATACCTCTCCAGCAGGAATTCTGTCAACCTTCCCACCTTCTTGATCAGAGGATCTCTCTGAAAGCTCTCACCAGAGGCTGAGGCGCGGGAGGAACTTTTCCTTGCCTGAACCGGGCCCTTGGCGCGCACATCAGATCCTGGGCCTGAAACCCCTGCAGCACGAGAGCTAGTGGCTGGGGCTCCCTGAGGCTCCTGGCGAGTGCCAGCAGCAGGGGAGCTCGGGGGAGTACcctgagaaggagaagaggggcaCGAGGGCGACTCTTCTCTCTGTGCTGCAGTGGCCTGAGCACCCCCGTGATTCTGGGTCTCCCTCCGGGCCTGGTGGCGCTTCTCACGGGCACGGAGCTTACTCTTCTGCCCCCGAGGCATGACTATGGGCAGGGACAGCAAGCGGGGGAGTGGGCAGGAGAGCAGGTGATGCTGGAACCTGGaggagggaaggtgagagggTGTGAGCACCTTCAGCAGGGAGGTCCCACCCTGACTTGAAGAAGGCCGCTCTGCACGTTTCCTTGAGGGCACTGCTCTAGGAACCACTAGGCTCTTGTTCTTGGTCAGCCTGTCCCGAGAACCCAGGGTAAGAAGCGAGAGTGAGTGAGCCTCAGGCTACAGCCTGCCAGCCCTGCCTGTGGCTGACGGCGGTGACCACAGATCGTGGTAGGGTAGGCCCTCTCTGGGTTCCAAGGGGCCCTTTCGTTCACAAACAGGATTGTCACATCGACTCTTGGTAGGGCCGGGACCTCTTTCCTGTGCTGCTCTAAAGGTGACACCTCAGAGCTCCCTGGGGCCCACGAGAAGGAACTGAGTCATGGACACTGTCGGGGTGCACAGCGCTGACACTTCTGTGGGGCCTGCTCTGTCCTGAACTCGTTGGTCCTCAACCATTCAGTGTTCTCATCTTGTCGACACCAAGGGTCTGGGacccctcctgctgcccctggTGCGGCACCTTCAGACGAAGGATCTCGTCTCCCTtagaaatgatacaaagaaatgaggAGCCTCCGCCTGACAACCATGCTCTGGGCCTTCAAGGGCTGAGCAGAGGCCTGGGCAGGACTCTTTATTATGCCTTTGATTCGGTGGAAGGGGGGTGTGCTACCTTCAGTCGTCATTCACAGTCCCCACTGGGTCTCCTGGGAGGATCTGGGGGCTCCTTTCTCTCTTGACTTGAGGACATTTCCTCACAGTACGGCCCACAGCTCCCTGAGACCGAACAGTGGAAGTGACGATGGCCTTATCTGGCCACAGCGCCCCTAGTCTCCAGAGGCTGAAAACTGCAGCAGGCAGGCTGAGGCCCTATAACGTGTGGTCCTCCCTCACGGTCCCCATTTCTCACTCAGGGGAGGGTCTacggttcctccctctgctgaccCATCACACCAAGATGCTGACTTCCCTGTGAGTTCCGAGTGGGGAACTGATGGGCACTTGTGCCTCACATCTGTGCCCGGGGGCGCCTCTAGGAACGACAATGGAAAGGGACTCTGCGCGGTCCCCGCTGGCACGGGGTGGACTTCCCCCCACAGTCCTCAGCATCTTCTCCGTGAGTCCTGGCAAATCCCAGACATCCTCCCTCCGCTGATCTGAGTTCGCTTGCATTACATTAAGATTCTCACCTTCCTGAGATCCCCAAGATGAAAGAAAGGGTGAGCCACTGCCAGTCATCCCCGTCCATGCCCTCCCTGGGTTGGTAGCAGGGGCTGGACTCCACGGGACCCCACTGTTGCGGCATCGTTGGCCTCTTTCGCCCTCACTCAGACGGCATCTACGCTCCTCCCTCAGCCCACCTGAGTCTTCTGGCCTCAGATCAAGGCCCACATCTGGCTGGGTCCCTGGGGCCCGAAGTGAGGGGTGACACATCAGGCTACCTCTACCTGGGGTTTCCCAGGGCTGAGGGGGGTGGGAGTTTGTGGGCCCCCGCTGCTTTGGGTGGGTCTGCATCTACATCATCCCTCAGTGTCCTCACCCTGACGCACAGCAGGACTTGGACATCCTCTGTGTCTTGACTTGACGTCTATCCCCTCACACTAAGGCCCCCAACTCCCCGAGACCCGctagaaagaaaattttcttgtCTCTCAAGCTACAACTGTGTGTGGACTTGCAATGCTGACAGGCAGGAAGAGATTCTGTGGCCCTCACTATTGTGGTGTAGGTGGTCCCCTCAATTCTCAGGGTCCTCTCCTTGGATCCTGGCATTACCTGGAAATCCTCTGGCTGCTCACCTGAGCCCATACTCCCATCAAGGAGGTTCCTCACCTCCCTGCCATGGTCCGGGAAAACATGAGTGATATTCATCAGGTCACCAtgcttgagtctccctcccaggTTTGAGAGTAGGGATGAGATTCTATGTGGTTCACTTCTTTCTGGGTGGGGCTCCCTCATGTTCACTCGGTGTTACCACCTTGACTCTCGTTAGGAACCAGGCTTCTTCCCTATGTTGAATGAGGCCTCTCCCATTAGACCCAAACCCTGACGTCCCTGAGACCACCCTTGGAGGAACTGAGAGGGCAATTCAGCCTGAGAGCTCTAAACCTGGCTTCCCAGGGCGAAGGCAGACGTGGCACTTTGTGGGGTGTCCTCTGTTCTGGGGGAGTCGGTTGTCTCATTCCTCACATAGAATTTGTGCCTTGACATCGATCATGGCCTGGGACTCCTCTTCTTCTGCTGAACCGGGGAGCCAGCCCTTAAACCAAGGCCCTCATCTCCCTCAGACCCCACAGGCAGAAGTTAGGGGGCACCTGAGCCTGCCAGCTCTGCCCTGGGCCTCCCGGGGCTAACGGCAGGGGCGGCATGAGATGCAGCTCTCTCCACTGTGTATGGAGcagtctccatttcctcactcAGGATCTTCACCTTGACTCTGAACCCTGCCTGGGACTTTGCCCTCTGCTGACGTGAGCCCATGACCGTCAGAAAAGGTCCTCATCTTCCTGGGACCTGAGCTTACAGTCAGAGTGAGCCTCATTCTGCCAAAGCTGATCTGGGGCTCGGCTACGCCTGGTAACAGCAAGGGTGGGACTCTCCGACCCCACTGTTCTGGAGTTGGTGGCTCCCTCAGTCCTCATTCAGGACTCTGGTGTCCAGTCCGGGTAGGGTTTGGGATTCCTCCCTCCACTGACCCGAATCTACATGCCTCAGACCGCAGCTCTCACCTCTTTGAGTAGCTAGAAGAGAAGTCGGGGGCTCCACATCCCGGCTACCTTATCTGGGGACTCCCAGGTCTGAGAGCAGGGCTGCTGATTTGTGCAGTTCCCTGTTTTCACGAGAGGTCTGCTTACTAACACTGATGGTCCTACCTCTGCTTCTTTTAGGGCCAAGTCTCCTCCCTAAGCTTAATGGGATTGccttatctatccatccatccatccatccatccatccatccatccatccatccaactacCTCTTGTTTTACATTTCACACCCTTTACGCATTTACTTCGtaactggtagtttgtatctcttaattgtCCTCACctaatttctctcctccccccaaccACCTGTTTGTTTCCTGTGTCTATAACTGTTCCTGTTctgttgtttgttcatttgttttttcagcttccacgtgtaagtgaaatcatacagtatttgtttttctctgtctgacttatttcacttagagtacAGAACACCCTCTTGGTCCACGCCCCCGCCCTTTCTTTTTGGCCCCactatgtggcatgtgggatcttagttcccccaccagggatcgaacgtgtgccccctgcagtggaagcgaggagtcttaaccactggaccgccagggaagtcctgcccccTTCCCATAAAGGCCTTTCTCTACCCGAACGTCCCCTAGCCCCCAACCCCACTTCCCACCCCAGGCAGAAATGAGGGGTTCTCTCAGCCTGAATTACTCTAGAGCATCGCGCGAGTGAAGGC
This window harbors:
- the LOC137216976 gene encoding melanoma-associated antigen B1-like translates to MPRGQKSKLRAREKRHQARRETQNHGGAQATAAQREESPSCPSSPSQGTPPSSPAAGTRQEPQGAPATSSRAAGVSGPGSDVRAKGPVQARKSSSRASASGESFQRDPLIKKVGRLTEFLLERYTVEEPIIKADLLKLVNKRYKGKFPEILRRAAECVQLIFGLELKEVKPGGDSYTLGSKLHVSDDGRRSSGWRFRKNGLLMLLLGVIFLHGDRASAEEIWEFLNGLGVYVGRCHIIFGEPRKLITEDLVQEKYLVYRQVRDSNPLRYEFLWGRRARAETSKMKVLEFVARVAGTVPSAFPVHYEDALRDEEDRARSQARAAARALTRIKASAPSKVMSSSSSHP